The Cardiocondyla obscurior isolate alpha-2009 linkage group LG26, Cobs3.1, whole genome shotgun sequence genome includes the window GAGTGTCTCGAAGTCATAGACTCCTCGCGTTTTcgatttacaataaaaatcaCCATCGTCCGTAATTCTTTACCAATTTTCTTTacatatctttaatttatatatactttaacgtaaataatattttaattaaaaaaaaagaattgttatCTGAccgtattttataatttaattcacgaATAATTACCTCATGAACTTTAAACTCTTCAAATACCATTGATtaaatcgaaaagaaaatataagaaaaagatagaaaattcattattttacaagagacaccactgaaaagcagatatggcatttattgcgacgagcggcgacggcggctggcgtacgtgacttccccctctctcggccgccgaatGCGGGGAGGTGTAGTGGGCCGCGTTCCTcctcagtcctctgtgaccgATGATccgcaacacatctacgcgcgcgctttgtgtgagattcgacgcacaccacgccaagatcacgtacgctagccgccgtcgcagcatcACGAACGCCATTCTTTACGGTGAGTACATACAGTtgttataaaagatatttcaaTAGCAAGCGGgatgataataaaaagaagcaatATCAATCACAGCGCAGTCTAATTTACATAGGGGAGAActgatcaattaaaatttgtctCGCTCTCATTATACGTGTACGTCGAATGTCGAGTGCTTCGATTACCTGTGCTCGGAATCTACGGCAATTTTACCGGAGCTGCGCAGTCTTCCGTGTCGTAGCCGGTTCCCGTCTTCGTCGTACCCCTTTTCACGGCCGTAGATGCTACCTCCGAAAGGATCCTCGCCCAAATAGTACCTCTGCAAGGGCGGTGGCGTAGACTCGCTGCGCTGCCACTGTTCCTGGACACTATGATCCGTTCTGCCGATTGTCTTTGTGATTTTACTCGACGAATTAGCGTTTCGTGGTGATCGCGGGGGTCTCTCTGGCGGTTTATTCTCCGGCGTGTCTCTTTCACTGACGAAGGGAATGTTTCTGTCGATCACGTTGTATTGCAAATAAGTTGGACCGTTGTCATCGGTCTGCGTCAGTTGCGAAGTTGAGCCGCCGACTCCCCGTTTATTCTTTCTCTCCGTACTAGCTGAACGCAACTTACCGACCAGCTTTCGAAAGGACTCACCGATCTTATATTTAGCTCCGTGAcctataattttacattatcaTTCAATGACGAgcatttaatttgcaattagaatattttttaaattgattgcCTCTATGTTAGTTCATTGTGAGAAAAGACTTGCCCTTTGACGTTCTTGAACTATCCGACTTTTTCTCATCACGACCGTTCATCGGCGATTTCGGTGAGATCGATCGCGATCTTGAAGTGCTTCTATAATCGCATTCGGGTGTCTGTGCCTGAACGTCGCGATTACGACTCTCCCAAGTTCTTTGCACCACGTGTACCGGACTTGAAGTACGGCCCAGCTCGTTCGAGCTGATTTTCTCTTCGGACTTTGTCCactgcaaaaaattataatttcgtaataCAAGATATCGAAACATTTAATCCCAAGTTTAATCCCAAcagcaatataaattaattaataatttaaaaaatttatagctaattatagtttattattatgttactTGTTCTTTCGATCTTCTTCGTCTCGGCGGAGAAGGTGTACGTTGCCGTTCTTCAACAGAATCTTGATACTCTCGTTGAAACGATTCGTAAGTTTTCGAATACGATGATTCAACTTGATTTTTCTTATGCCCGTGAAAATGTCCATTAGCTCGTGGAGATTCTACGTATCGAACTGGAGAGTTTGATCGTACATGATTTTGCTTCTCTATATGGAATAAATTAGACACATGTTATAtcaaattatcttttttttttattgcagaaaaattgtatatatatataattttttttttgtacctttCCGTCGTTCTGACCATTCGCTGATTCCGTGAAAATATCCCGAAGGCGAATCCGGTTCTCGATCACGCCGCTGATTACGACTGGAGCTTACATTCTGATAATCGCGCTCCCTTGGTGCACAGGATTTCATGGTGACATTGATATAGCTCGTGTTAGTGCTGGTAGGAAGTGGAGAATCGTCGGCATCGAGGGACCCGTGGGAAGAACGCGAATCGCTGCCGAAATGGCTTTCCAGCCACTTTGAAGTTTCGAATTTTCTCGCCTCGTCCTCTTCCTCGAGGTCCAGCGGTTTTTTCGTCAGAGCATCTTTTCGAGCGGCATCCGAGAAGCCTGTCATAAATAGCAACAATTCATTATCTCGAAGAAAAACGTTTTCATTGATCAAACGTGATAAGGGCACAGCGGTCTTGAGAACGGATAAACTCGGTCAGCTTACTTTTCAGATTTTATACTTTAGTGCCGCTTAGGATTATCAGTTGACCATCTGATTAACCATTCGTAAACATGTGGAACGTGGCGAtagaaaatagagaaaggCAATGTACCGGGATACTTATGAAAACGAGTCGTCCGCATGCCCGTCGGTGATGGTGACCAGTCGCCTATTCGTTCTCCTTCGGTTGTCTCTGCAACGTAGCGCATTTCTCGGCCgactctctcgccggccgaGATGTAGTCCACCACGTCTTCTTCCCTCTTCTTTACATATCTCTGCGAGCTCTCCTTCTTCGTTTCAgaggcgtcgtcgtcgttctttCCGTCGTCCGGTACCTCGTCGTCTTTTATCTGCGAAGCAAAAGCAATCCACCTTGCGATAATACGTTGATTAtcgatatttcattaaaaataaatcttgcgCATAGTTAAACGTTATCTAATTCGTGAAAATGGCGAGAAAAATCCAagtaagaaagagaaaaatgacGAACGAGAATGTATTAACCAGTTTTTGCCGTTGCGACGCTCACCTCTTCGTGCTCGACCGTTCGCTTCTTCTCGGTAACGATTAATCCATCAGCCTTCAGTTCCTTTTTCTCCAAGGTCTTCTCGGTGTCGATGACTTTGTTTGACCTAGTGGTGTGCTGAATGACACGGGGACCAGACTGCGCCGCCAACTGTTTCGAAGATTCGGCAAGAGCGACTCGCAAGTCACCCTTATTGTTACGCACCGCCTTCTGATACGCCTGGAAGTCAGGGTAAATTCACATTAATCCGCGTCAGACATTCGTGTTACCGTTTCCGCGATAATAATCTAAGTGGCATGTAGATAGCGCGTTATCACGATTATTTTCAGACCTTAATTAATATCCATTTGACGTGCAAATAGCGTTTCGCttattcgaatttaattaaaaaagaaaaaaaaaaagcgacggcaataaaataattaccggTCACGTCTCcctcttaaaataaatagcaCTCGCGACATCGTTCCGAGAAGACAATACCGAGcaatctatatatttttacatcgcTAGATACGTTTGCGCGTGTCATCGGgcgaacaaattaaaaattacgcaaaagtgccgatgacgatgacgcgacgcgacgctcCGGCCTCCGTCGAAAAGAATGAGACTCGGAATTCGTGCACGCCGAGGACGATGACGAGCATGACAAATCGTCGCGGTGCGCACCAAGAAAATTATCCGCCGTTGCGACACTACTTTCAATCGAGCCCGTGTTCGATCTGCCTGCGAGCAGATATGCGTCGTGCACTTCGGAGCAAATCCGTCCAATTTCGATGCAACAATGCGATTATGTACCTTTGTGCGATTATCTCGTTACGGAGACACGATACGTCCCCGCCGGTACGTCGCGTCCAATTAGGTTAGCTCTTTTTCCGCGAAGCGGTCGTCCCGGCGTCTCTTCGCGCGAGGACGACTGGTCCTGCCCGACGGCGATGGAATCCCGAGATCGCGAGGGATCAGAACCGCAAGGTAGACGCGAACGAAATTCCGCGGGGGGGAGAAACGACGGCACCTCGCGCCGATTCCGCCGACGAGGACTGAGCCGAGGGGACACTGTCGCGGCAGGATTCGCGGCCGGTCGCGCCCGCGGTCGAGAAACGTGCGGGACAGCTGCCCGAGACTGCGGCTGCGGGCATCTCACCGCTCCTTCGTCGCCATTGGGTGAAGGGAAAACAAAATCGAGAGATCATCGACTTCCACTTCTAGAGATCcctttccctctctttctctctctttgtctctcgGTGTCCGCGATTTCCTACTCCGTCGCTCTCACCCGTtcgctctttttctccgtctttcACTCGctcggctctctctctctctctctctctctccctccgttCGCCGTTTAACTCCGTCCTTACTTCGTCCTCTTCGTCCCAGAACGATTCGATCTCCACCGTCCTGAATCGTTCATGCGCGCGAGAGCGTCTCCTCTCGCGTAGATACCTGTTGCTCGTCTTTTCGCAATCCAAGTACTCC containing:
- the Chas gene encoding uncharacterized protein Chas isoform X1, which gives rise to MMEVISTRRYEARPPANTHSSILVDPENSVALIKEEEWETRKKKEITTTRQIETRVKRQVVLEDGEVVVDSGPLVTTNTTEDVEQQEHTTQERRTTGDQPREVDWQPAAGGIVAGNGGNIVQKELNETVMRSREEIEERLETEDRQQLGDISDEAYQKAVRNNKGDLRVALAESSKQLAAQSGPRVIQHTTRSNKVIDTEKTLEKKELKADGLIVTEKKRTVEHEEIKDDEVPDDGKNDDDASETKKESSQRYVKKREEDVVDYISAGERVGREMRYVAETTEGERIGDWSPSPTGMRTTRFHKYPGFSDAARKDALTKKPLDLEEEDEARKFETSKWLESHFGSDSRSSHGSLDADDSPLPTSTNTSYINVTMKSCAPRERDYQNVSSSRNQRRDREPDSPSGYFHGISEWSERRKEKQNHVRSNSPVRYVESPRANGHFHGHKKNQVESSYSKTYESFQREYQDSVEERQRTPSPPRRRRSKEQWTKSEEKISSNELGRTSSPVHVVQRTWESRNRDVQAQTPECDYRSTSRSRSISPKSPMNGRDEKKSDSSRTSKGHGAKYKIGESFRKLVGKLRSASTERKNKRGVGGSTSQLTQTDDNGPTYLQYNVIDRNIPFVSERDTPENKPPERPPRSPRNANSSSKITKTIGRTDHSVQEQWQRSESTPPPLQRYYLGEDPFGGSIYGREKGYDEDGNRLRHGRLRSSGKIAVDSEHSIASSSLGRFSKSTSRLTGDHVREEYVRSTQTLPRSLHSANSGQSARSQTRRHQANVGRHGTSGKKGQHSSMINISIKNTISTSSKVNVSPAYSTLQAPPKPERTYRSLLSRSKSFNVEADKNGVDAPVRAPYTSNLHLNRLDETPPLKSPGILASISRSNRDLLRESKY
- the Chas gene encoding peptidyl-prolyl cis-trans isomerase 1 isoform X2 — translated: MRSREEIEERLETEDRQQLGDISDEAYQKAVRNNKGDLRVALAESSKQLAAQSGPRVIQHTTRSNKVIDTEKTLEKKELKADGLIVTEKKRTVEHEEIKDDEVPDDGKNDDDASETKKESSQRYVKKREEDVVDYISAGERVGREMRYVAETTEGERIGDWSPSPTGMRTTRFHKYPGFSDAARKDALTKKPLDLEEEDEARKFETSKWLESHFGSDSRSSHGSLDADDSPLPTSTNTSYINVTMKSCAPRERDYQNVSSSRNQRRDREPDSPSGYFHGISEWSERRKEKQNHVRSNSPVRYVESPRANGHFHGHKKNQVESSYSKTYESFQREYQDSVEERQRTPSPPRRRRSKEQWTKSEEKISSNELGRTSSPVHVVQRTWESRNRDVQAQTPECDYRSTSRSRSISPKSPMNGRDEKKSDSSRTSKGHGAKYKIGESFRKLVGKLRSASTERKNKRGVGGSTSQLTQTDDNGPTYLQYNVIDRNIPFVSERDTPENKPPERPPRSPRNANSSSKITKTIGRTDHSVQEQWQRSESTPPPLQRYYLGEDPFGGSIYGREKGYDEDGNRLRHGRLRSSGKIAVDSEHSIASSSLGRFSKSTSRLTGDHVREEYVRSTQTLPRSLHSANSGQSARSQTRRHQANVGRHGTSGKKGQHSSMINISIKNTISTSSKVNVSPAYSTLQAPPKPERTYRSLLSRSKSFNVEADKNGVDAPVRAPYTSNLHLNRLDETPPLKSPGILASISRSNRDLLRESKY
- the Chas gene encoding serine/arginine repetitive matrix protein 1 isoform X3, whose translation is MMEVISTRRYEARPPANTHSSILVDPENSVALIKEEEWETRKKKEITTTRQIETRVKRQVVLEDGEVVVDSGPLVTTNTTEDVEQQEHTTQERRTTGDQPREVDWQPAAGGIVAGNGGNIVQKELNETVMRSREEIEERLETEDRQQLGDISDEAYQKAVRNNKGDLRVALAESSKQLAAQSGPRVIQHTTRSNKVIDTEKTLEKKELKADGLIVTEKKRTVEHEEIKDDEVPDDGKNDDDASETKKESSQRYVKKREEDVVDYISAGERVGREMRYVAETTEGERIGDWSPSPTGMRTTRFHKYPGFSDAARKDALTKKPLDLEEEDEARKFETSKWLESHFGSDSRSSHGSLDADDSPLPTSTNTSYINVTMKSCAPRERDYQNVSSSRNQRRDREPDSPSGYFHGISEWSERRKEKQNHVRSNSPVRYVESPRANGHFHGHKKNQVESSYSKTYESFQREYQDSVEERQRTPSPPRRRRSKEQWTKSEEKISSNELGRTSSPVHVVQRTWESRNRDVQAQTPECDYRSTSRSRSISPKSPMNGRDEKKSDSSRTSKGHGAKYKIGESFRKLVGKLRSASTERKNKRGVGGSTSQLTQTDDNGPTYLQYNVIDRNIPFVSERDTPENKPPERPPRSPRNANSSSKITKTIGRTDHSVQEQWQRSESTPPPLQRYYLGEDPFGGSIYGREKGYDEDGNRLRHGRLRSSGKIAVDSEHSCKDGA